One Meles meles chromosome 11, mMelMel3.1 paternal haplotype, whole genome shotgun sequence DNA segment encodes these proteins:
- the GNE gene encoding bifunctional UDP-N-acetylglucosamine 2-epimerase/N-acetylmannosamine kinase isoform X1, with the protein MAINMYPHWKLCLQGPHELYFKNLSKQKKQVMEKNGNNRKLRVCVATCNRADYSKLAPIMFGIKMEPEFFELDVVVLGSHLIDDYGNTYRMIEQDDFDINTRLHTIVRGEDEAAMVESVGLALVKLPDVLNRLKPDIMIVHGDRFDALALATSAALMNIRILHIEGGEVSGTIDDSIRHAITKLAHYHVCCTRSAEQHLISMCEDHDRILLAGCPSYDKLLSAKNKDYMSIIRMWLGDDVKSKDYIVALQHPVTTDIKHSIKMFELTLDALISFNKRTLVLFPNIDAGSKEMVRVMRKKGIEHHPNFRAVKHVPFDQFIQLVAHAGCMIGNSSCGVREVGAFGTPVINLGTRQIGRETGENVLHVRDADTQDKILQALHLQFGKQYPCSKIYGDGNAVPRILKFLKSIDLQEPLQKKFCFPPVKENISQDIDHILETLSALAVDLGGTNLRVAIVSMKGEIVKKYTQFNPKTYEERINLILQMCVEAAAEAVKLNCRILGVGISTGGRVNPREGVVLHSTKLIQEWNSVDLRSPLSDTLHLPVWVDNDGNCAALAERKFGQGKGLENFVTLITGTGIGGGIIHQHELIHGSSFCAAELGHLVVSLDGPDCSCGGRGCIEAYASGMALQREAKKLHDEDLLLVEGMSVPKDEAVSAAHLIQAAKLGNVKAQSILRTAGTALGLGVVNILHTINPSLVILSGVLASHYIHTVKDVIRQQALSSVQDVDVVVSDLVDPALLGAASMVLDYTTRRIC; encoded by the exons GAACTCTATTTTAAGAAcctctcaaaacaaaagaaacaagtcaTGGAGAAGAATGGGAATAACCGAAAGCTTCGGGTTTGTGTTGCCACTTGCAACCGTGCTGATTATTCTAAACTTGCTCCGATCATGTTTGGCATTAAAATGGAACCCGAGTTCTTTGAACTTGATGTGGTGGTACTTGGCTCTCACCTGATAGATGACTACGG gAACACATACCGCATGATTGAACAAGATGACTTTGACATTAACACCAGGCTGCACACAATTGTTAGAGGGGAAGATGAGGCAGCCATGGTAGAATCAGTGGGCTTGGCCCTAGTGAAGCTACCAGATGTCCTTAATCGCTTGAAGCCTGATATTATGATTGTTCACGGAGACAGGTTTGATGCCCTGGCTCTGGCTACATCTGCCGCCTTGATGAATATCCGAATCCTTCACATTGAAGGTGGGGAAGTCAGTGGGACCATTGACGATTCTATCAGACATGCCATAACCAAACTGGCTCATTATCATGTATGCTGCACCCGAAGTGCAGAGCAACACCTGATATCCATGTGTGAGGACCATGACCGCATCCTTCTGGCGGGCTGCCCCTCCTATGACAAGCTTCTCTCTGCCAAGAACAAAGACTACATGAGCATTATTCGGATGTGGTTAG gtgaCGATGTAAAATCTAAAGATTACATTGTTGCGCTGCAGCATCCTGTGACCACTGACATTAAGCATTCCATAAAAATGTTTGAATTAACACTGGATgcgcttatttcatttaacaagcGGACCCTAGTTCTGTTTCCAAACATTGATGCAG GGAGCAAAGAGATGGTTCGAGTGATGCGGAAGAAGGGCATTGAGCATCATCCCAATTTCCGTGCAGTGAAACATGTCCCATTTGACCAGTTTATACAGCTGGTCGCCCATGCTGGGTGTATGATTGGGAACAGCAGCTGTGGAGTACGAGAGGTTGGAGCTTTTGGAACACCTGTGATCAATCTGGGAACACGTCAGATTGGAAGAGAAACAG GGGAGAATGTCCTTCATGTCCGGGATGCTGATACCCAAGACAAAATACTGCAAGCATTGCACCTTCAGTTTGGTAAACAATACCCTTG TTCAAAGATCTATGGGGATGGAAATGCTGTTCCGAGGATTTTGAAGTTTCTTAAATCTATTGATCTTCAAGAGCCACTACAAAAGAAATTCTGCTTTCCTCCTGTGAAGGAGAATATCTCTCAAGATATTGACCATATTCTTGAAACTCTAAGTGCCTTGGCTGTTGATCTTGGTGGGACAAACCTCCGAGTTGCAATAGTCAGCATGAAG ggTGAAATTGTTAAGAAGTATACTCAGTTCAATCCTAAAACCTACGAAGAGAGGATTAATTTAATCCTACAGATGTGTGTCGAAGCTGCGGCAGAAGCTGTAAAACTGAACTGCAGAATTTTGGGAGTAG GTATTTCTACGGGCGGCCGTGTAAATCCTCGGGAAGGAGTTGTGCTGCATTCAACAAAACTGATTCAAGAGTGGAACTCCGTGGACCTCAGGAGCCCGCTCTCTGACACCTTGCATCTCCCCGTGTGGGTAGACAACGATGGCAATTGTGCTGCCCTGGCGGAAAGGAAGTTTGGCCAAGGAAAGGGCCTGGAAAACTTTGTGACACTTATCACAGGCACAG GGATCGGCGGGGGGATCATCCATCAGCACGAGCTGATCCACGGAAGCTCCTTCTGTGCTGCAGAACTTGGCCACCTTGTTGTGTCTCTGGATGGGCCTGATTGTTCCTGTGGAGGTCGTGGATGTATTGAAGCCTACGCCTCTGGAATGGCCTTGCAGAGGGAAGCAAAGAAGCTACATGATG AGGACCTGCTCTTGGTGGAAGGGATGTCAGTGCCGAAAGATGAGGCCGTGAGCGCGGCCCATCTCATCCAAGCTGCGAAACTTGGCAACGTCAAGGCCCAGAGCATCTTGAGAACAG ctGGAACGGCTTtgggtcttggggttgtgaacaTCCTCCACACCATAAATCCTTCCCTTGTGATCCTCTCTGGAGTTCTCGCCAGTCACTACATCCACACTGTCAAAGACGTCATCCGCCAGCAAGCCTTGTCCTCGGTTCAGGATGTGGACGTGGTGGTGTCTGATTTGGTAGACCCTGCGCTGCTCGGTGCTGCCAGCATGGTTCTGGACTACACGACTCGCAGGATCTGCTAG
- the GNE gene encoding bifunctional UDP-N-acetylglucosamine 2-epimerase/N-acetylmannosamine kinase isoform X2 — protein MEKNGNNRKLRVCVATCNRADYSKLAPIMFGIKMEPEFFELDVVVLGSHLIDDYGNTYRMIEQDDFDINTRLHTIVRGEDEAAMVESVGLALVKLPDVLNRLKPDIMIVHGDRFDALALATSAALMNIRILHIEGGEVSGTIDDSIRHAITKLAHYHVCCTRSAEQHLISMCEDHDRILLAGCPSYDKLLSAKNKDYMSIIRMWLGDDVKSKDYIVALQHPVTTDIKHSIKMFELTLDALISFNKRTLVLFPNIDAGSKEMVRVMRKKGIEHHPNFRAVKHVPFDQFIQLVAHAGCMIGNSSCGVREVGAFGTPVINLGTRQIGRETGENVLHVRDADTQDKILQALHLQFGKQYPCSKIYGDGNAVPRILKFLKSIDLQEPLQKKFCFPPVKENISQDIDHILETLSALAVDLGGTNLRVAIVSMKGEIVKKYTQFNPKTYEERINLILQMCVEAAAEAVKLNCRILGVGISTGGRVNPREGVVLHSTKLIQEWNSVDLRSPLSDTLHLPVWVDNDGNCAALAERKFGQGKGLENFVTLITGTGIGGGIIHQHELIHGSSFCAAELGHLVVSLDGPDCSCGGRGCIEAYASGMALQREAKKLHDEDLLLVEGMSVPKDEAVSAAHLIQAAKLGNVKAQSILRTAGTALGLGVVNILHTINPSLVILSGVLASHYIHTVKDVIRQQALSSVQDVDVVVSDLVDPALLGAASMVLDYTTRRIC, from the exons aTGGAGAAGAATGGGAATAACCGAAAGCTTCGGGTTTGTGTTGCCACTTGCAACCGTGCTGATTATTCTAAACTTGCTCCGATCATGTTTGGCATTAAAATGGAACCCGAGTTCTTTGAACTTGATGTGGTGGTACTTGGCTCTCACCTGATAGATGACTACGG gAACACATACCGCATGATTGAACAAGATGACTTTGACATTAACACCAGGCTGCACACAATTGTTAGAGGGGAAGATGAGGCAGCCATGGTAGAATCAGTGGGCTTGGCCCTAGTGAAGCTACCAGATGTCCTTAATCGCTTGAAGCCTGATATTATGATTGTTCACGGAGACAGGTTTGATGCCCTGGCTCTGGCTACATCTGCCGCCTTGATGAATATCCGAATCCTTCACATTGAAGGTGGGGAAGTCAGTGGGACCATTGACGATTCTATCAGACATGCCATAACCAAACTGGCTCATTATCATGTATGCTGCACCCGAAGTGCAGAGCAACACCTGATATCCATGTGTGAGGACCATGACCGCATCCTTCTGGCGGGCTGCCCCTCCTATGACAAGCTTCTCTCTGCCAAGAACAAAGACTACATGAGCATTATTCGGATGTGGTTAG gtgaCGATGTAAAATCTAAAGATTACATTGTTGCGCTGCAGCATCCTGTGACCACTGACATTAAGCATTCCATAAAAATGTTTGAATTAACACTGGATgcgcttatttcatttaacaagcGGACCCTAGTTCTGTTTCCAAACATTGATGCAG GGAGCAAAGAGATGGTTCGAGTGATGCGGAAGAAGGGCATTGAGCATCATCCCAATTTCCGTGCAGTGAAACATGTCCCATTTGACCAGTTTATACAGCTGGTCGCCCATGCTGGGTGTATGATTGGGAACAGCAGCTGTGGAGTACGAGAGGTTGGAGCTTTTGGAACACCTGTGATCAATCTGGGAACACGTCAGATTGGAAGAGAAACAG GGGAGAATGTCCTTCATGTCCGGGATGCTGATACCCAAGACAAAATACTGCAAGCATTGCACCTTCAGTTTGGTAAACAATACCCTTG TTCAAAGATCTATGGGGATGGAAATGCTGTTCCGAGGATTTTGAAGTTTCTTAAATCTATTGATCTTCAAGAGCCACTACAAAAGAAATTCTGCTTTCCTCCTGTGAAGGAGAATATCTCTCAAGATATTGACCATATTCTTGAAACTCTAAGTGCCTTGGCTGTTGATCTTGGTGGGACAAACCTCCGAGTTGCAATAGTCAGCATGAAG ggTGAAATTGTTAAGAAGTATACTCAGTTCAATCCTAAAACCTACGAAGAGAGGATTAATTTAATCCTACAGATGTGTGTCGAAGCTGCGGCAGAAGCTGTAAAACTGAACTGCAGAATTTTGGGAGTAG GTATTTCTACGGGCGGCCGTGTAAATCCTCGGGAAGGAGTTGTGCTGCATTCAACAAAACTGATTCAAGAGTGGAACTCCGTGGACCTCAGGAGCCCGCTCTCTGACACCTTGCATCTCCCCGTGTGGGTAGACAACGATGGCAATTGTGCTGCCCTGGCGGAAAGGAAGTTTGGCCAAGGAAAGGGCCTGGAAAACTTTGTGACACTTATCACAGGCACAG GGATCGGCGGGGGGATCATCCATCAGCACGAGCTGATCCACGGAAGCTCCTTCTGTGCTGCAGAACTTGGCCACCTTGTTGTGTCTCTGGATGGGCCTGATTGTTCCTGTGGAGGTCGTGGATGTATTGAAGCCTACGCCTCTGGAATGGCCTTGCAGAGGGAAGCAAAGAAGCTACATGATG AGGACCTGCTCTTGGTGGAAGGGATGTCAGTGCCGAAAGATGAGGCCGTGAGCGCGGCCCATCTCATCCAAGCTGCGAAACTTGGCAACGTCAAGGCCCAGAGCATCTTGAGAACAG ctGGAACGGCTTtgggtcttggggttgtgaacaTCCTCCACACCATAAATCCTTCCCTTGTGATCCTCTCTGGAGTTCTCGCCAGTCACTACATCCACACTGTCAAAGACGTCATCCGCCAGCAAGCCTTGTCCTCGGTTCAGGATGTGGACGTGGTGGTGTCTGATTTGGTAGACCCTGCGCTGCTCGGTGCTGCCAGCATGGTTCTGGACTACACGACTCGCAGGATCTGCTAG